GAGATGTCTGAGTCCAGACAGCCATAGGCAGGAAGTGCTGACCGTCTCTCTGGGTGTTTTTGGTTCCCAGACCAGCAGTGGCTACTCAGAGAAGAGACCTGGCTATCCAACTTacgagagacacagcaagaaggtgactgtggagaagagaaagagcttGAGGCCTTTGTGGCACCTGATGCTTGGCTCCCAACAGTTCCTCAGACTCCACCATCTCCACTGgtccaaagccagaagagggtggtaCAGCCCCGGTGCTTGCGGAAACATACTTCTCGGGCTACAGTGTGGAACATTAGGCAGAAAAAGGTATCGTTCCAGCTGGAGAGAATTATTAAGAAGCGGAGGCTGCTGGAAGCCCAGAGGAGACTGGAGCAGCTCAATGCACTCTTCTGGATCCAGGATAATGGCACCTCCAAGGCCCCAAGTTGGGCCTCTAGCTCTAACACCACAGGCTCAGGTTCTCAGCGTAGAAGCAGATGGACAACTTGCAGCTCTCTGAGTCTCCAGAGGCTCTGCAGTCAACGCCTGTCCCAGCTACGCAGGTACCAATGATGTCACCAGGAGCCGTGGCTGGAGTTAACCAGTTTTCCAGGCAGTGCTCTTTACTCTGGGGCTTCTTCAGTCTGTTAGGTGGTTAGGTGTTTAGTCCTCTGGTCCTGCTGGGCTTCTCATTGTTTGCATATCTTAAGAAACAGACTGCTTCTTAGCTCTCAGAGCTGCTTTTCTCCCAGCTCATTTCTCGTTTTCAAGGAACTCAACTCATTTACATGTGTGTTTTAGACCTAGACTGCCCGGATGCAGTTTCTTATGTGTTTTGCCTCCACCTTAGTCTCACCTCCAGTCTTCCTTGATCCCACAGGCTGCCTCCACCCTGGCCTGACTGACACATGATTCCCCCGTACATGTTTGGATCTGACTGTTGGCTCCTTCACTTCCTGTCTGCTGTCACCAGGTTGGGGAGTGTATTATCCCCCAGATTCCTTGGAGTAGAAGACTGTGTCCTGTTCTGTGTGTCCTTGGCCTTGTTCAGAAGAGTCATAAATGTCTGTTGCTGTCATGTTTTCTTACCTCTCTGTCCTTCAAATAACTGGGCAGGCAAGCCAACTTTTTACTATGGGAATCATTCAAACATGCACAAAGTTGAGAGACTTATGGAGTTCCTATTTTGAGCAATTATAAAGATGCTACACTTACTTTACAGACCCACTACCCTATCTTCCAAAGGATTTAAAGCAATATCATATTTCAACCCTGTATCTTTAAGTATGTAcctctaaaaataaaaactgttctGTCATACCTACCAAATCATACCTGCCAAGATTAGGTTATAGCTTGATAGAAGCTAACACTTGGGTCACACTCAGTTTTCTCCAGTTGCTTGAATGAAGCCTTGGTTTTCCATATCAAGAACTAATTGGATTTATAAACTACCTGACACTGTTACGTCTGACGTTCCTGTAGTCattctttcctatttcttcttATCAGTATGCAAAGTGGGGCAGTTCTGTAGATGATGTCACACCATGGATTTATCTGCTTGATTCTTTATAGTATTAAAATTATTCCTGTTTTCCTCACATAGCCAGTTGCTTGAAATGTAAAGATAAAGCAGTTGGGGATGGAGATTGAGCAAAATGTATCTGAGACCACTGAAAGCCAGGGCTCTACTGTCAACAgtctgcttttgtgtgtgttgaTCTGAGGACTGTAGGACACAGTGTGTGGGTGGCCTGCTTTCCAACCTCTTTCAGAGTAACTAAGAAGAATGCCATATTACTTATATTGACACAGGGGCACTACTATTCTGATATTGCTTTCCTTGTCTTCACAGTGCTGTCATGAACTGGGATCCTTCAGCCATGTCACCACCTGTGCCTGATCTGACTCAGCAAATGCCAGAGAAAACCCTGTCAACAGATACTGTTCCCCAGGCTACAGCCTGTCCTCCAAGGACAGGATGCCTGGGCAGGAACAGCCTCCATTCATCACGGTGGAGGAAGTTCTCGCCAGCCAGGGGAGCTTCTGTCAGTAGCCAAAAAATTGAGTCATTTGGTAAGCAGTCCTGTCAGATGTCATCCCAGGGTCAATcaactaagaaacaaaaaccaacagaTGGTTCAAGGATCTTCACCCCTGCTGCCCAGACCAAGGCTAAGGGACTAGTAGCCTCTGTCAACACACAAACTGTATGGCAAAAAGAAGAGAGCTGTGCAACCTACAAGGCTCCTAAGGAAACTACCTCCCATCCTACGTATCTCAGTGGATCGGAGCAAGTAGCTGGGCATAGAAAAGTAGTCAAGACTTCTCTGGCAGAATCCAAACCACCTCCTCCAAGCAGGGCATCAAAAAAGCATCAGAGGGTGCTGGCAGCTAGGGCCAGAGACATTGCCAAAAAGTTCTCTCGTTTGTCTTGTGGCTGTCCTTTAAAAAAACAGCCTAGTGCAGAGGATCCAACCTCCTTCACAGATTCTAGACCTATAATGGACCATGTAAGGGAAGAGGACAAAGATTTATCTGACACTGAAAGCAGTTACTCAGTGGATTCTCTTTCTTACATCTATGCCAAAGTCCCAAAGGAGCTGCTGAAACCAGAGGAACTTCAGGGAAAATGGGATCTCCCAGATCCAGACAACTCTGAAAGTGGTAACAGTCAAATATCTGAGGATTCACTTGCTGGGAAAGGGCACCAAAGTCTCCCAGAAAACTCTGCAGGTGAATATTCCATGAAGGACTATGGGCATTCAAGAGCCAGACCTTCAGCCTCTGTGAGGGGTCTCCCCATGTACTCAGACAGTAGCTTATGTACTCATACAGACAGGAGCTTTTCCTTGCACAGCCTAATTGGTCCTGAAAATAGGCAAGGGGAGCCTTTCCTTGGCTCTGCTGATGAGATGCCTACAGAGACTTTCTGGCATCTGCAGAAGGCCACCCTATCTGCAATAGACAATAGACAGGGGGCAACAGACAGGCCTAGCCCTATCAACCACAGAGTGGGAGTCAGGGTCAATAATATTCTGCCAAAAAGCAATTCATTTTACCATGATCTTCAGTACCAGCCCCGTTGTGAGCAGCTTGAGTCAGAAATGGAGACCAGCTATTCCGAACAAATCAACCCTCTCCGAGGTATTCAACTTGCAAGAGAGAGCCCCCTGTTATCTGTGGATTCCTGGTTTTCTTGCGACTCTAAGGTCAATCCCAGCAGCCCCTCAGGGGTCATACATTCTCTATGTCCAAGTCCTGACATACATGAAACTCAGCCCTATAGTGAGAAGCCCCAACACTGGCTAAGCAGTGAAGAACCAAATACCTGCAAACTTCCCCAAACTAGTACTGAGCCACCCTGCAGTTCAGATTTGTATGCAACTTCTGCTTCTGATACATCCAAGCCCTCAGTTTGTGGAAGCCAAAGACTCCTTCAGCCAGGAGTTGATGGATTCTTTCAGGGCAGAGAAATGCCTGACATGACCAACCAGGGCATCTCTGAAGAGTCCCACAATTCTGACATGTCGAGTGTGCTGGCTACCTCTGCCACCTCGTTCACTCATGTACGTAGTATTAATAAGAAGGACTGGGCTGCCCTTCATCAAGAATATCTCCTTGAACTCTCTGATTCTATTTTTGAAGCTATAGGAGAGCCCAGGCCAGCTTTCCCCTTCCTGGAGGAAGAGTCTAGCTCCCTGGCTGATGCTTCTGATAAAGTAGACTCTCCGTTGCCCACTGGCCCTGGGTTATCTAGAAATTTAGATTTCTGCTCCTTTCCAGCCCACCTATCCCAAATCAGGCACTTAAATGCAGAGAAAGACCATGACAGTCTGAGTGCCAACGTAGAAAGTGCTTCTGATCTCTTCAGTACTGTTGAGAGGATGAGCTGTAATGAGGCGTACCCCACAGACATAGAGTCTCTGACTTCTGGATCTATAAATGCACAGGCCTGCACAGCAGGAAATGCGATACCAAGTTCCATGACAGAAGCATGGGAAGTCAATCAGGCCAGCTTGGAAGGGTGCCTTCAGGGTGGCAGACATTCTGCACTGAAAACTTCCTCTGGGCAGTATTTCTTCCAGAAGAGGACTTATCACAATCATGACACCTCAGCCTCTGAAGTAGATTATTTACCTCAAGATGAGACTCTTCTCAGGAAAAATACTCCAGTTCAACCAGGACTATTAAGTCACAACAGCCACCAGCACCCCCTGCTGGAAGAGAAGGCGGCTTCCCAGGAGTGCTCCGAGGAAGTAGCTGGAACACACATAGATGCCTGTTGCACTTTCCCTTCAGGTCCAGAGCTGGTCCTGCACTCTGACCCTTGGAGCTCTTTTCCATCCTTCCTGCAGTCGCCTTCCCTGGAAACATTCTATGTAACCAAAAGCAGGGATGCCCTGACAGAAACTGCCTTAGAGATTCCAGCCTGCAGGGAAGCCTGggtgccctccccaccccctagaGAAGCCTGGGGCTTTGGTCATAGTCATCAAGTCCCCCAGAAAGCtcacaagaaaaataatttgccCAAGTTGTCCCAAAGTCAGAATTCTAAGATTGATTCACCTCATCAGACAATAACCAAAAGGCCAACAGATACGAATATAGGGGAAGTTACTGGAGAACTGGGGAAACGGCCcagaaatatgaaaaaagaagaaCCCCATGATTCTGCTTACTGTTTCGTTGCTCAGAACAGACAGCATCTCCCTTCTACCAGACTCAAAGCTTGTGAATGTAGAAATCAACTTGGAATTTTAAATAAGTACAGCCTCTCAGTCCATGAGGATGGAGAAGGGGCCTCTGCATGGCATCACTGCAGTGTTGCCTTCAATGGCTCTGAGTCAAAGACTTTGCTCTTCATTTGTGATTCTAAGGCAAGTGGGGAAGAACAGAGTCCACTCCTGCCAGAGACGCAGTCCTCTGGTACGCACAGTCAGTCTCCTCCTGGAGACAGGTCTGATTTCATTGGTAAAATCACCAATTTAGACCTGGAGAAGGTCATGCCAGAGGAAACTGCTGTTTCCTTGAAATCAAGATCACTCCATTGTCGAAGTAGCCCTGCGATCATGGCAGGAGGTAGGAGTCCCACCCACAGGTGGGAGGGGAGGAATGAAACTGTGCTTCTCAGAGAAGTGATTTCCAAAGACATCCGAGAAGAATTTAGTCTTCCAGGAACCCAGTATACCTGTGAAAGATGCCATCTAGTTATGTGCTCTCAGGAAAGAAAGCCCACTGAATGCAAGGCCCATGGGCAGTCACAAGAAATACAGTGCAAAGAAAAACCTTTGGGAgagaaacagaataaaagagttaATAGTACTGATGAAATGGCTAGGCTGATCAGGAGTGTAATACAGCTGGAAACTGGCATCTTAGAAATCGAATCCAAGCAGAATAAGCAACTTCATGCTTCCCACACGCCAAGTACAGAACTTATGCTCCAGGACTTACAGGACCAGAAGAAGACTGACCAGGTCCCCGAgccagaaagttctggaaaacaTTTATGCTTTGAGGGTTATCCATCTTTTCCAATACAGATAGAAGATGGTATCTTTGAAGACAACAAAGCTAGAGAAATAGAGGGTAACAGTGCAATTAGTAATAATGCTCAGGTCCAGAAGATCACAGGAAGCCCCTTCAGATCAAGGGACTGTAAGCAAACAAGGGGGTCTGAGAGAGAGCACACATACCCACCACCTGGAGCACACAGACTTGCCAGGGATATCTGTGGTTCTTTAGGGAAGGGCGAAGCTCTCAGAAAGCCTAGCAACATGTCCCTTCACTCTAGGAGAATGAAAGCATTAGCTAGATCTCTGCTATTGCAGCGCAGCCCGGAGAGAGCTGAGAAGGATGATGAGCTCCTAAAAGCATCAGCAAAGTTCCAAGAGCAGACTTGGGCCTTGGAAAGTCTTGAGGAACTGGAGAGTGTGGAAAGTTTTCAGGAAAGCCAAATTATTGCAGTCCCAAGTGATTCAGAATTGGAGGATGTAAAAACTCCAGGGAGAGTTGAAGAAATGACAGTGGACAGGGGagggaacctgaaggaaaaagagaatGTGGAAATTTCTACTCCCAGCCAGCACTGGAAGGGCACAGTTTTCAGGCAGGAGAATGTCTCCCCATTCCATAACCAGAGAGACTTCTCTGCAGCTCTTCCTTATGGAGAGCTGAGTGGTATCCAACCCGTGCATTCTCCAAGCTtcccaagaagctgttgtcatgtCTCTGATACCAAAGGTGTCTCTTCATTTGAGAACATATTAGAACCTACAATGTTGAAAACAAATAGAAATTCTTTGGCAACTGGAGTAGGGGATCAGGATCACAGTGGGGAGACCGGAAGCAGTAGCTTGCAGGGAAGTGTTTCTGGGGATGCTTCCACCACACACACTCCCTGGGGTGGATCTGTAATGCCCATGCTCATGAGAGCTAATGGCCAGTCTGTTACATCAGACAGTATACAGCTAGAGACAGAGGACTGGATAACAGTAAGCACCAGCTCCCAAGAAGACCAGGAAGGGGACTTCAGAGTTACTTCCACAGGCTTGACTACTCAGGAAGGTTTGGGTTCTGAAGCTGAGGCAActgaacaagaagaaacaaaaaccagttcTTTGGATACTGTCTTAAGGCAGACTGAAAGGAGGGTCAGTTTCCTTTTACAAGAAGATAGTGACCAGGGTGAAGAGgaaaggcagaaggcagaggagaaGTCAGAAGACCAACAACTTCCTAACTCTGCTTGCTTACCACCAGTGTCTGTACTGAAAGGACCTGATCCAGAGCCTCTGCTACTACCAGACTCCTCTGTCCATGCATCCATATGCCTGTCTATCTTGGAAGAGATCAGACAGGCAAAAGCACAGAGAAAGCAGCTTAATGACTTTGTGGCTGAGGGGACAGTCCTTCCTTATGAGACGTCACAAGAAGCTGAGTGTTTTTCAGAGGCTGCTGGTAGGTCTCAGACACAGACAGTTACGTTAGGGTGGGATAGCACCAGGAACGATGCTAAGACACAAGGACTGCATGTGGCATCTCCACCTCCTGTGTTTGCAAACCTCTTGGCTGATGAGAGGAGAGCCCAGGCCAGTGCAGGGAGCCTTCAACATGTGCTCAATCCTGAAACTGATAGAGGGCCACAGCATCATTTGTTGGCTTCTTCTCACATTATTTCAGGGCTAGCAGAAAGATACTGCACTGGAGAAGCAAGGCAATTTTGTGGAGCAAGAGGATGGTCTGATTTTTCTGAAGTCATcgagaaaaaagaaacatctaGAACAATGTCCTCTGTTGGTCCTTTGGACTCAGACAGGCTTCTTTCTATACTAGCTGTAGAGCAGAATGAGAGGGTAGGAtcagagaaagtgtctgtcttACCTTCTCAAACTTCTTGTGATGGTCCTGGGAGGATTCTGCATGGGCAAAGTCAGTTGGCTGCATGGGAGACTGCAGAGGATATATCCTTTGGTGGGAAGGACACTGTCCTGGGTCATCAGAAACCTAGTCTAGATAGCACATGTGGAGGAGACTCAGGTAAGATCTCAGTGACcacacagaaaggaaaagcagTCCATTCTGAGCGTCAGTCTGTGATCCGTACTGTTGATAATACTGTATACCTTTCTCAGCCTAAGCAAGACCATGTGCAGTGCTCCGATGCTTCTGCTGGCTTAGAAGGAATGGAGGCAAGTCCAAAGTcatgtgctcttcagcctggagCTCCAAGAAAGGTTGAAGCAGAAGCTAACATATGGCATCCTGTCAAGTGGAAGAATGTTGACTCTGGTCTGGCAGAAGCATGTGGGAGTGACAGCAAAAATCTAAGGTCAACTCCATTTATAGATAAAAGACCAAGCCTGCATCCCAGTGGAGTTAGAGAAGAGGCTCCAGGTCTGTGCCCAGAAGAGTGCCTTGTCTTCAAGGGGAACACTGGAGGCAGCAGGCCACTTGGCTTATCTTATGGGGAGGAAGAGAATTGCCCTCACctaagtggttctcagcctgctgctgctgttcacgACTGCCGCTCTCATTCCTCTACTCTGCCATGTTATAGAGATGGTGTCCTTAGGAAGGGAACCCTCTGGGCTGCTCCACATCCTGACCACTCACTTTTTATAGTACCATCTAGGGTCTGTGAAGTGGATGGAGCAGGAGAGAGCTTTTCCAAAGACTCTCAAGTGTCTTTAGCACATGGCCTCAAACATAAATGTGGGCCAGTAGACAACAGCATTCCCAACCCATCCACTATAGCTCTTGTCTCCTCTCCAGCTCAAAACTGCAGCTGCCTTTGCACCTCAGAAATGAAGGCAAATTGCCTCACCCACACTGTTGCTAGGGGAAGATCAGTGGACGGTTCTGGGGAAAAGACAACAGGGAAGAAGGCCAGCACTGCCCCTGAGGATTCTTATCCATCCAGCCCTGCAGGAATGAGCTCTGAGCCACGAAGAACTCTGAAGAATAACTCTGTAAGTGAGAATGTACAGGCATCACAAACAACACCAGAACATCCTGCAGTGACTCAGAGACCATATTCAAATGAAGAATCTGTTGACAGTAAGCTGGAGATAGCAGCTCAGTTTGGGCATTTAGAAAATACCATCAGATGCTGTTCAAAAAAGATGCCACCTTCCACTAAGGTCAGGGGTCACAGTTGCTTGGATTCTCAAGCCAAATTTGTAGACATGTTGAAACATACCTGCCACCCTCAGATTGAAACTTcatgggaagaggaagaacaacagagaGACCAGGTCTCAGGAGATGGCAAAGTCCATGCCCAGGTCAGAAATCTAGTATCTTCTAACATTGGTAGCTTTGATGGCTGTCAGACTAGAGATGGTGAAAGAAAGGAGATAGTTGTAGCCAAGTCTTCTGCATCCCAGACTTTCTTTTCAGACTTTGAAGCCCAAACTGAACCATCACAGCCTGCTGCCCAGACTCCTAGCCAGCTCTGCTCTGATAGGGAGCAGCTGCCTCCCAGCCACAGGCACTTGCTTCCTGTGATTGCAATCTTCTCTGGCCCCAAGCGTGCCAGGTACTCCCCTAGACCTCAGTTTACTGTGGTCAGCTCATCTCGGTCTCTTCAAGAACTAAATTTGAGTGTGAAACCTCCTTCGCCAACAGATGAAGATGCACAGGGGCCAAATTGCTTGTGGAGCCCACATCTCAGGGGTCATTCCTCCCAAAAGCCAGTATCAACATCTCAGAAGTCTCAAGATTACAGTCAGAAAGCCTCGTGTAACTTGAGCAATAGCCACACTGATCACAGGCCCTTGAACCCTGTCATTCCTCCTTACCCAACGTCTTCCACTGTGTCATGTATGCCAACCCCTGAGTTCATGACTACCTGGATGCCTGGGACTTTGGAACAGGCCCATCCAGGAAAGACAGATAAACTGAGTGTCCAGGGTATGCCAGAGAATTGGCATTCTCAGGTGGACAAAGAAATGCTGCACTTTGATTCTAGTAACTTAAGTCCCTATGTCCTGCCCTGGTGTCCACAGGGACCTGTGCATATTGGTTGGAAGCAATATGTGTTTGGAAGTGCAGTTGATGCCTCTGGTAGCCAGAAATCTCAGTGCCTAATACAATCAAAAATGGCTCAGTGTTCTAGCATGGACAATGTCCTAGAAGACAAGAAATCTCCATTTCACTTCCATCCCAAGACTGATGCCCAAACCCAGGATTTGCCAAACATACACAGTGGCATTGGGAATGACCAGAGTTCAAATGAGCTGCCTCTGGCTGGAGGGAGTACCACAGCTCAGGTAGATGAGATTATATTACTCTGCCCACCAGAGACAGGCTGTGCTGGGGGGGAGGCCAGTATGAATACCTTCGAGCAGGGAACACGGACCCTGGGCAGCAGGCTTCACTCAAATTGCACTGATGTCTCTGTTCAGCCTGATGCCAGGACAATGTCAGACTCTGATCTAGCCTCCTGGACCAGGATGCACAACCTGTCTCTCCACCTTTCACAGCTTCTACATAGTACTTCAGAACTGCTTGGGAGTCTCTCACAGCCAAGTGTGATAGTAAAGGAACAGAATGGCAACAGTGAATCCCTAGATGAGGCCCAACAGGCCCTTATGATGGATGGTTCTACTCAGACCACTGTGGATGAGGGGATCCAGACAGACCTGGCCTTACCTCCTCTGGCCTTCCAGGCGCCAGAGGTCAAGTCAGAGGAAGTCAGTGTGATCCTTCACGTGATGGACTCAGGTATTACCACTGTGGCTCAAGAAAAGGGAGATGTCCCAGTGGTGTTTCagaagaaagaggcagaggaagcagcagAACCCCCAGATCTCCACAAAGGAAGTACCCACGTTAAACTGCAGAGCCCTCCTGTGACCTCACCACACTTGAGGTTTCAGAAAGCTGATTTTGGGCAGAACTTTACTTTCATGAACCCCCCAGCTTCTCCTGATGGTTCTCCACTTCCCAGTCTGCAGCCAGAGGAATCTTGCATGGTGGTCAACATGTCCAGAATCTCACACCACTCAAGGCTCACCCTTGGTGCTTCTGAGTTCACCCAAGAGCCTAGCACCCAGAATAGATTGGGCAGCTCGAGTGCTGTGCTGGTGGATAGGGCGTCCTCTCCAATCCTTACATTTAGTGCCAGCATCCAGGAGCTGAGCAACCCCTTAGCCTGTTTGACTCTATCAGTTCCCTCGGCTCATCCTCTTGAAGACTTCCAGAAGCTTGACATCAATCCAGACCCTGAAGTTGGTGACCTAAGACCTCCAATGGGTAATTCTCAAGCCACTGATAAGGCTGGCGTGTCTCGGAGAGCTGAGTCTGTGGACAGAGAAGTCAAGAGCCCCTTAGGGAAAAGTTCTGAGAGATTGTTTCTTTATTCTAGCTCCCCTTGCAGCCCACAACAGAGCTCTAGTCCCCAAGTTAGTTTCTCAGGAAAGGCCCCTCAGCAGCTTCAGCTCAAGAGCACCACTGGAGACCAAAGCAAATCACCATCTTCACCACCAAGGCACAGGATCCTTGATGATAGCGTTGTGTCTGAGAGGGTGGCTTCCACAGAGC
This Rattus norvegicus strain BN/NHsdMcwi chromosome 3, GRCr8, whole genome shotgun sequence DNA region includes the following protein-coding sequences:
- the Stard9 gene encoding stAR-related lipid transfer protein 9 isoform X5, producing MANVQVAVRVRPLSKRETKEGGRIIVEVDDKVAKVRNVKVNSRLESFGDTREKVVAFGFDYCYWSVNPEDPHYASQEVVFRDLGTEVLSGASKGYNICLFAYGQTGSGKTYTMLGTPASVGLTPRICEGLFIREDDCASMPYSRSIKVSFLEIYNERVRDLLKQSNQNKSYTLRVREHPEMGPYVQGLSQHAVTSYQQVLQLLEEGIANRITAATHVHEASSRSHAIFTIHCTQATLQNNLPSETASKINLVDLAGSERADPSYCKDRITEGANINKSLVTLGIVISTLAQNSQVFSSCQSLSSAASSGGDSGIPSTTSGTSSGGGPARRQSYIPYRDSVLTWLLKESLGGNSKTIMVATVSPAHTSYSETMSTMRYASNAKNIINKPQVNEDANVKLIRELREEIERLKAMLLNFELRNFSSLNDDLDESLQELVFQNDLKIDTLTQHWTQKPNNRQALMEHYGVGINRNRARVVIDSSLPHLMALEDDVLSTGIVLYHLKEGTTRIGRIDSDQEQDIVLQGQWIERDHCTITSTCGVVILRPSQGARCTVNGREVTASCRLTQGAVITLGKAQKFRFNHPAEAAALRQERLKVGEVLGSSGSLEWLDLDGDVSASRLGLCPVLRKERRVLEEQSDKDQQPLRNGKISYRAQTEQQQCHVEALKQQAKEGQSRVQKELKLDQTHINRKITDNQQWLLREETWLSNLRETQQEGDCGEEKELEAFVAPDAWLPTVPQTPPSPLVQSQKRVVQPRCLRKHTSRATVWNIRQKKVSFQLERIIKKRRLLEAQRRLEQLNALFWIQDNGTSKAPSWASSSNTTGSGSQRRSRWTTCSSLSLQRLCSQRLSQLRSAVMNWDPSAMSPPVPDLTQQMPEKTLSTDTVPQATACPPRTGCLGRNSLHSSRWRKFSPARGASVSSQKIESFGKQSCQMSSQGQSTKKQKPTDGSRIFTPAAQTKAKGLVASVNTQTVWQKEESCATYKAPKETTSHPTYLSGSEQVAGHRKVVKTSLAESKPPPPSRASKKHQRVLAARARDIAKKFSRLSCGCPLKKQPSAEDPTSFTDSRPIMDHVREEDKDLSDTESSYSVDSLSYIYAKVPKELLKPEELQGKWDLPDPDNSESGNSQISEDSLAGKGHQSLPENSAGEYSMKDYGHSRARPSASVRGLPMYSDSSLCTHTDRSFSLHSLIGPENRQGEPFLGSADEMPTETFWHLQKATLSAIDNRQGATDRPSPINHRVGVRVNNILPKSNSFYHDLQYQPRCEQLESEMETSYSEQINPLRGIQLARESPLLSVDSWFSCDSKVNPSSPSGVIHSLCPSPDIHETQPYSEKPQHWLSSEEPNTCKLPQTSTEPPCSSDLYATSASDTSKPSVCGSQRLLQPGVDGFFQGREMPDMTNQGISEESHNSDMSSVLATSATSFTHVRSINKKDWAALHQEYLLELSDSIFEAIGEPRPAFPFLEEESSSLADASDKVDSPLPTGPGLSRNLDFCSFPAHLSQIRHLNAEKDHDSLSANVESASDLFSTVERMSCNEAYPTDIESLTSGSINAQACTAGNAIPSSMTEAWEVNQASLEGCLQGGRHSALKTSSGQYFFQKRTYHNHDTSASEVDYLPQDETLLRKNTPVQPGLLSHNSHQHPLLEEKAASQECSEEVAGTHIDACCTFPSGPELVLHSDPWSSFPSFLQSPSLETFYVTKSRDALTETALEIPACREAWVPSPPPREAWGFGHSHQVPQKAHKKNNLPKLSQSQNSKIDSPHQTITKRPTDTNIGEVTGELGKRPRNMKKEEPHDSAYCFVAQNRQHLPSTRLKACECRNQLGILNKYSLSVHEDGEGASAWHHCSVAFNGSESKTLLFICDSKASGEEQSPLLPETQSSGTHSQSPPGDRSDFIGKITNLDLEKVMPEETAVSLKSRSLHCRSSPAIMAGGRSPTHRWEGRNETVLLREVISKDIREEFSLPGTQYTCERCHLVMCSQERKPTECKAHGQSQEIQCKEKPLGEKQNKRVNSTDEMARLIRSVIQLETGILEIESKQNKQLHASHTPSTELMLQDLQDQKKTDQVPEPESSGKHLCFEGYPSFPIQIEDGIFEDNKAREIEGNSAISNNAQVQKITGSPFRSRDCKQTRGSEREHTYPPPGAHRLARDICGSLGKGEALRKPSNMSLHSRRMKALARSLLLQRSPERAEKDDELLKASAKFQEQTWALESLEELESVESFQESQIIAVPSDSELEDVKTPGRVEEMTVDRGGNLKEKENVEISTPSQHWKGTVFRQENVSPFHNQRDFSAALPYGELSGIQPVHSPSFPRSCCHVSDTKGVSSFENILEPTMLKTNRNSLATGVGDQDHSGETGSSSLQGSVSGDASTTHTPWGGSVMPMLMRANGQSVTSDSIQLETEDWITVSTSSQEDQEGDFRVTSTGLTTQEGLGSEAEATEQEETKTSSLDTVLRQTERRVSFLLQEDSDQGEEERQKAEEKSEDQQLPNSACLPPVSVLKGPDPEPLLLPDSSVHASICLSILEEIRQAKAQRKQLNDFVAEGTVLPYETSQEAECFSEAAGRSQTQTVTLGWDSTRNDAKTQGLHVASPPPVFANLLADERRAQASAGSLQHVLNPETDRGPQHHLLASSHIISGLAERYCTGEARQFCGARGWSDFSEVIEKKETSRTMSSVGPLDSDRLLSILAVEQNERVGSEKVSVLPSQTSCDGPGRILHGQSQLAAWETAEDISFGGKDTVLGHQKPSLDSTCGGDSGKISVTTQKGKAVHSERQSVIRTVDNTVYLSQPKQDHVQCSDASAGLEGMEASPKSCALQPGAPRKVEAEANIWHPVKWKNVDSGLAEACGSDSKNLRSTPFIDKRPSLHPSGVREEAPGLCPEECLVFKGNTGGSRPLGLSYGEEENCPHLSGSQPAAAVHDCRSHSSTLPCYRDGVLRKGTLWAAPHPDHSLFIVPSRVCEVDGAGESFSKDSQVSLAHGLKHKCGPVDNSIPNPSTIALVSSPAQNCSCLCTSEMKANCLTHTVARGRSVDGSGEKTTGKKASTAPEDSYPSSPAGMSSEPRRTLKNNSVSENVQASQTTPEHPAVTQRPYSNEESVDSKLEIAAQFGHLENTIRCCSKKMPPSTKVRGHSCLDSQAKFVDMLKHTCHPQIETSWEEEEQQRDQVSGDGKVHAQVRNLVSSNIGSFDGCQTRDGERKEIVVAKSSASQTFFSDFEAQTEPSQPAAQTPSQLCSDREQLPPSHRHLLPVIAIFSGPKRARYSPRPQFTVVSSSRSLQELNLSVKPPSPTDEDAQGPNCLWSPHLRGHSSQKPVSTSQKSQDYSQKASCNLSNSHTDHRPLNPVIPPYPTSSTVSCMPTPEFMTTWMPGTLEQAHPGKTDKLSVQGMPENWHSQVDKEMLHFDSSNLSPYVLPWCPQGPVHIGWKQYVFGSAVDASGSQKSQCLIQSKMAQCSSMDNVLEDKKSPFHFHPKTDAQTQDLPNIHSGIGNDQSSNELPLAGGSTTAQVDEIILLCPPETGCAGGEASMNTFEQGTRTLGSRLHSNCTDVSVQPDARTMSDSDLASWTRMHNLSLHLSQLLHSTSELLGSLSQPSVIVKEQNGNSESLDEAQQALMMDGSTQTTVDEGIQTDLALPPLAFQAPEVKSEEVSVILHVMDSGITTVAQEKGDVPVVFQKKEAEEAAEPPDLHKGSTHVKLQSPPVTSPHLRFQKADFGQNFTFMNPPASPDGSPLPSLQPEESCMVVNMSRISHHSRLTLGASEFTQEPSTQNRLGSSSAVLVDRASSPILTFSASIQELSNPLACLTLSVPSAHPLEDFQKLDINPDPEVGDLRPPMGNSQATDKAGVSRRAESVDREVKSPLGKSSERLFLYSSSPCSPQQSSSPQVSFSGKAPQQLQLKSTTGDQSKSPSSPPRHRILDDSVVSERVASTEHGPPSSGRPSQCQGRAANEDGKSVFMVESQPNVDRPSSRRGLQPLSPCQISATTGLQSPAVDPPQVCQPVGLLCPGSQMYVASGPQHHNLRDLSVHNKFNNWYGVQDGPCKSLHVGDSLGVRCDLSSVGTQRPLQPSDKYSQEPEYLRLEHIPLQAGVQKPSLSVELTEAKLHHGFGETDALLKVLQSGTGEVFAPEEPAMLSCEEFYTRQKKTFETLRRERTERLHNFRRTRSLSPQKRLRFLPSKDLPTGELDLPSRRQEYLQRLRKHVVETTRIPEPAPRLARPPSDIELMLQEYRQAREEAKAEIAQARDRLKERSEQEKKRIRQQIISQLLKEEEKLQILANSSSLYTSSNGSISSGVTSDYNSSPAFLGHLQSLEVLEDSQVPDSQDTWIGDWRGRSTVRNSYLYLTGSSWKNLAHSNGCLFG